A part of Prionailurus viverrinus isolate Anna chromosome E1, UM_Priviv_1.0, whole genome shotgun sequence genomic DNA contains:
- the DRG2 gene encoding developmentally-regulated GTP-binding protein 2 — protein MGILEKISEIEKEIARTQKNKATEYHLGLLKAKLAKYRAQLLEPSKSASSKGEGFDVMKSGDARVALIGFPSVGKSTFLSLMTSTASEAASYEFTTLTCIPGVIEYKGANIQLLDLPGIIEGAAQGKGRGRQVIAVARTADVVIMMLDATKGEVQRSLLEKELESVGIRLNKHKPNIYFKPKKGGGISFNSTVTLTQCSEKLVQLILHEYKIFNAEVLFREDCSPDEFIDVIVGNRVYMPCLYVYNKIDQISMEEVDRLARKPNSVVISCGMKLNLDYLLEMLWEYLALTCIYTKKRGQRPDFTDAIILRKGASVEHVCHRIHRSLASQFKYALVWGTSTKYSPQRVGLTHTMEHEDVIQIVKK, from the exons TATCGGGCCCAGCTGCTGGAACCGTCCAAATCGGCCTCATCCAAAGGAGAGGGTTTCGATGTCATGAAGTCGGGTGACGCCCGTGTGGCGCTGATTGGATTTCCCTCTGTGGGTAAG TCTACCTTCTTGAGTCTAATGACCTCCACAGCCAGCGAAGCTGCGTCCTACgaattcacaaccctgacatGTATCCCTGGAGTCATTGAA TACAAAGGAGCCAATATCCAGCTCCTGGACCTTCCTGGGATCATTGAAGGTGCAGCACAAG GGAAAGGTCGTGGCCGGCAGGTGATTGCTGTGGCACGCACGGCTGACGTCGTCATCATGATGCTGGATGCCACTAAGGGAGAAGTGCAGAG GTCTCTGCTGGAAAAGGAACTGGAATCAGTGGGTATCCGCCTCAACAAGCACAAGCCCAACATCTACTTCAAG ccCAAGAAAGGTGGTGGCATCTCCTTTAACTCCACAGTCACACTGACCCAGTGCTCGGAAAAGCTGGTGCAGCTGATTCTGCATGAGTACA AGATCTTCAACGCAGAGGTGCTCTTCCGAGAAGACTGCTCCCCGGATGAGTTCATCGATGTGATCGTGGGCAACCGGGTGTACATGCCCTGCTTGTAT GTTTATAACAAAATTGACCAGATCTCCATGGAAGAAGTGGACCGCCTGGCCCGGAAGCCCAACAGTGTGGTCATCAG CTGCGGCATGAAGCTGAACCTGGACTACTTGCTTGAGATGCTTTGGGAATACTTGGCCCTGACCTGCATCTACACCAAGAAGAGAGGAC AGAGGCCGGACTTCACAGATGCCATCATCCTCCGGAAAGGGGCCTCCGTGGAGCACGTG TGCCACCGCATCCACCGGTCACTTGCCAGCCAGTTCAAGTACGCGCTGGTGTGG GGCACCAGCACCAAGTACAGCCCGCAGCGGGTGGGCCTGACCCACACCATGGAGCACGAAGATGTCATCCAGATTGTCAAAAAGTAG